The Spongiibacter tropicus DSM 19543 genome includes a region encoding these proteins:
- the rpsD gene encoding 30S ribosomal protein S4, protein MARYLGPSCKLARREGTDLFLKSGVRPLDSKCKAENAPGMHGARRGRLSDYGVQLREKQKVRRMYGVLEKQFRSYYKKAASKKGATGENLLQYLESRLDNVVYRIGFGSTRAESRQLVSHKGILVNGQTVNVPSYQVQPGDVISLREKAKKQLRVQSALALAAQRGDVSWIDVNSDKMEAVFKNAPDRSDLSSEINEQLIVELYSK, encoded by the coding sequence ATGGCTAGATATCTGGGCCCAAGCTGTAAATTAGCAAGACGGGAAGGCACCGACCTGTTCCTGAAGAGCGGCGTACGTCCGCTGGACTCAAAGTGCAAGGCGGAAAACGCGCCGGGTATGCACGGTGCACGTCGCGGTCGTCTGTCTGATTACGGTGTTCAGTTGCGTGAAAAGCAAAAGGTTCGTCGTATGTACGGCGTTCTGGAAAAGCAGTTCCGTAGCTACTACAAAAAAGCGGCGAGCAAAAAAGGTGCAACCGGTGAGAACCTGCTGCAATACCTCGAGAGCCGTTTGGACAACGTGGTATACCGCATCGGTTTCGGCTCTACGCGTGCCGAATCTCGTCAGTTGGTATCTCACAAAGGCATTTTGGTGAATGGTCAAACCGTTAACGTACCGTCATACCAGGTGCAGCCGGGCGACGTCATCAGTCTGCGCGAAAAAGCGAAGAAACAACTGCGTGTTCAATCTGCACTGGCATTGGCCGCTCAGCGCGGCGATGTGTCTTGGATTGATGTTAACAGCGACAAAATGGAAGCTGTTTTCAAAAATGCACCAGACCGTAGCGACTTGTCTTCAGAGATCAACGAACAACTGATCGTTGAGCTTTACTCGAAGTAA
- the rpsK gene encoding 30S ribosomal protein S11 — MAKPGKQAPRKKVKKTVVDGVAHIHASFNNTIITITDRQGNTLSWATAGGSGFRGSRKSTPFAAQVAAERAGNAAKDYGLKNLDVEVKGPGPGRESAVRALNNCGYKITNITDVTPIPHNGCRPPKKRRV; from the coding sequence ATGGCTAAACCAGGCAAGCAAGCGCCTCGCAAAAAAGTCAAAAAGACTGTTGTCGATGGCGTGGCGCATATTCATGCGTCCTTCAACAATACCATCATCACCATCACAGACCGTCAGGGTAACACCCTGAGCTGGGCGACTGCCGGCGGCAGTGGCTTCCGCGGCTCTCGTAAGAGCACCCCCTTTGCAGCACAGGTTGCTGCAGAGCGCGCAGGTAACGCGGCGAAAGATTATGGTCTGAAAAATCTGGACGTAGAAGTTAAAGGACCTGGCCCTGGCCGTGAGTCTGCAGTGCGTGCGCTGAATAACTGCGGTTACAAGATCACCAATATCACAGACGTGACGCCCATCCCCCACAATGGTTGCCGTCCTCCCAAGAAACGTCGCGTGTAA
- a CDS encoding MFS transporter codes for MNPPSSMSALERRAVAALACLYVFRMLGLFMLLPVLPLYAADYALSTPVLVGLALGIYGLGQALLQIPLGMLSDRVGRKPVIIGGLLLFAAGGLLAASAESIFTVILGRLLQGAGAIASTLTATVADLTREQHRSKAMAVIGMSIGVSFGIAMVIGPGIASVAGISGLFLVTAALAGVGVVITLTLIPSPQVQLRDPRSQPLAGMLIRCLQTPDLMRLNIGVFVLHAAMMALFLIIPGRLQDLGMVPEHHWYMYLPVMAGAFVLMVPGIILAETRQWHTRMLRIAIILLILIELAAAVMPTTLLTVTVVLLIFFTGFNYLEASLPALLSRIAYAGGKGTAMGVFASFQFLGAFCGGALGGWLLGHWGEAAVFLAAALAAVVWLLCTRHMALPARNISLSLRWHSGEWTADRLKSEVLALPGAMDMTVFELQSQAYLRVEQGFDTKLLPAGIDVHE; via the coding sequence TTGAATCCCCCTTCGTCGATGTCTGCGCTTGAGCGTCGTGCTGTTGCCGCCTTGGCCTGTCTGTATGTATTCCGCATGCTGGGCTTGTTTATGCTGCTGCCCGTATTGCCGCTGTACGCCGCTGACTACGCCTTGAGTACGCCGGTGCTGGTTGGCTTGGCGCTCGGGATCTATGGTCTGGGGCAGGCGCTGCTACAAATCCCGTTGGGTATGCTGTCTGACCGTGTCGGTCGCAAGCCGGTCATCATCGGTGGCTTGCTGCTGTTTGCCGCCGGCGGTCTGCTGGCAGCGTCGGCGGAGTCAATTTTTACTGTGATCCTGGGGCGCTTGTTGCAGGGAGCTGGAGCTATTGCCAGTACCCTCACCGCGACTGTTGCCGACTTGACCCGAGAGCAGCATCGCAGCAAGGCGATGGCGGTAATCGGCATGAGTATCGGTGTCTCGTTCGGGATAGCGATGGTCATTGGTCCCGGAATCGCTTCGGTAGCGGGAATTTCCGGATTGTTTTTGGTTACGGCTGCGCTCGCCGGGGTTGGTGTGGTGATCACCTTGACGCTGATCCCGTCGCCGCAGGTGCAGTTGCGTGATCCGAGAAGCCAGCCCCTGGCGGGTATGCTGATAAGGTGCTTGCAGACGCCGGACCTGATGCGGTTGAACATCGGGGTGTTTGTACTGCATGCCGCCATGATGGCGCTGTTTCTGATTATCCCCGGCAGGCTGCAGGACCTCGGCATGGTTCCCGAGCATCACTGGTATATGTATCTCCCCGTGATGGCTGGTGCCTTTGTATTAATGGTGCCGGGCATTATTCTGGCAGAGACGCGCCAATGGCATACCCGCATGCTGCGTATCGCCATCATCTTACTGATTCTGATTGAGCTGGCGGCGGCCGTCATGCCGACAACGCTGCTGACGGTCACGGTTGTCCTGTTGATATTCTTCACGGGGTTCAACTACCTCGAGGCCTCGCTGCCTGCCTTGCTGAGTCGCATTGCTTATGCCGGAGGTAAGGGTACGGCGATGGGGGTTTTTGCCAGCTTTCAATTCCTCGGGGCTTTTTGTGGCGGTGCACTGGGCGGTTGGCTGCTGGGCCACTGGGGCGAAGCAGCGGTCTTTCTTGCGGCGGCGCTGGCGGCGGTGGTCTGGTTGTTATGCACCCGACACATGGCGCTGCCTGCGCGTAATATCAGCCTGAGCTTGCGCTGGCACAGCGGGGAGTGGACGGCGGATCGACTCAAAAGTGAAGTTCTCGCTTTACCCGGAGCCATGGATATGACGGTTTTCGAACTGCAGTCGCAAGCCTATTTGCGCGTTGAACAGGGCTTCGATACCAAGCTCTTGCCAGCCGGAATCGACGTGCACGAGTAA
- the rpmD gene encoding 50S ribosomal protein L30 — protein sequence MSKIKVTQVRSIAGRLKSHKACVAGLGLRRIGHTVEVEDTPSVRGMINKVNYLVRVEG from the coding sequence ATGAGCAAGATTAAAGTTACACAGGTTCGCTCTATCGCGGGCCGCTTGAAGTCACACAAAGCCTGCGTAGCAGGACTGGGTCTGCGCCGTATCGGTCACACCGTAGAGGTGGAAGATACACCGTCGGTACGTGGCATGATCAATAAAGTTAACTATCTGGTACGTGTTGAGGGTTAA
- a CDS encoding DNA-directed RNA polymerase subunit alpha: MQSAVNEFLTPRVIQVEELGQTRAKVTLEPLERGFGHTLGNALRRILLSSMPGCAVTEAEIDGVLHEYSAMEGVQEDVIEILLNLKEVAVVLHGKDQAVLSLSKKGEGPVTAGDIHTDHEVEIVNKDHVIANLNSGGELNMRLTIARGRGYVPADVRNGGEEETRSIGRLQLDASYSPISRVSYVVESARVEQRTDLDKLVLDLETNGTIDPEEAIRRAATILQQQLAVFVDLESEGEKEPSREENEVDPILLRPVDDLELTVRSANCLKAENIYYIGDLVQRTEVELLKTPNLGKKSLTEIKDVLASRGLSLGLRLDNWPPASLRNDDRVLA, encoded by the coding sequence ATGCAAAGTGCAGTGAATGAATTTTTAACACCGCGTGTGATTCAGGTCGAAGAGCTGGGCCAGACGCGCGCCAAAGTTACTCTGGAACCTCTCGAGCGCGGTTTCGGACATACTCTGGGCAACGCCCTGCGCCGTATTTTGCTGTCTTCCATGCCTGGTTGTGCGGTAACTGAAGCGGAGATCGACGGTGTACTGCATGAGTACAGCGCGATGGAAGGTGTGCAGGAAGACGTTATTGAAATCCTGCTGAACCTGAAAGAGGTCGCCGTGGTTCTACACGGTAAAGACCAAGCCGTACTCAGCCTGAGCAAGAAAGGCGAAGGCCCGGTAACAGCTGGTGATATTCACACTGACCATGAAGTGGAAATCGTCAATAAAGATCATGTCATCGCTAACCTGAATTCCGGTGGTGAGCTGAACATGCGTCTGACGATTGCCCGCGGCCGCGGCTATGTTCCCGCCGACGTGCGTAACGGTGGCGAGGAAGAAACCCGTTCTATTGGCCGTCTGCAACTGGACGCCAGCTACAGCCCGATAAGCCGCGTAAGCTATGTGGTTGAGAGCGCTCGTGTAGAACAGCGTACCGACCTGGATAAGCTGGTTCTGGATCTCGAAACCAACGGCACTATCGATCCCGAAGAAGCGATCCGTCGCGCCGCGACTATCCTGCAGCAGCAGCTGGCCGTGTTTGTCGATCTGGAAAGCGAAGGCGAGAAAGAGCCCTCTCGTGAAGAAAATGAAGTCGATCCGATTCTGCTTCGCCCGGTAGATGACCTTGAGCTGACAGTGCGCAGTGCAAACTGCCTGAAAGCCGAGAACATTTATTACATCGGTGATCTGGTTCAGCGCACTGAAGTTGAGCTGCTGAAGACGCCGAACCTGGGTAAGAAGTCTCTGACCGAAATCAAAGATGTGCTGGCGTCTCGTGGACTGTCTCTGGGCCTGCGCCTGGATAACTGGCCCCCTGCTAGCCTGAGAAACGACGACCGGGTTCTGGCGTAA
- the rpsE gene encoding 30S ribosomal protein S5 — MAYNEQKDKANTEGLQEKLVQVNRVAKVVKGGRIFSFTALTVVGDGNGKVGFGRGKAREVPVAIQKAMEAARRNMVQVDIKGDTIQYPVKGVHGASKVYMQPASEGTGVIAGGAMRSVLEIAGVHNVLAKCYGSTNPVNVVRATIKGLQSISSPEEVAAKRGKSVEEILD, encoded by the coding sequence ATGGCGTATAACGAGCAGAAAGACAAAGCAAACACTGAAGGCCTCCAGGAAAAACTGGTTCAGGTTAACCGTGTTGCCAAAGTGGTCAAAGGCGGTCGTATCTTCAGCTTCACCGCATTGACTGTAGTGGGTGATGGCAACGGCAAAGTCGGTTTTGGTCGCGGCAAGGCTCGTGAAGTGCCTGTCGCCATCCAGAAAGCGATGGAAGCTGCCCGCCGCAACATGGTGCAGGTAGATATCAAAGGCGACACGATCCAGTACCCTGTTAAAGGTGTGCACGGTGCGTCCAAGGTATACATGCAGCCAGCCTCTGAAGGTACGGGTGTTATCGCCGGTGGTGCGATGCGTTCGGTACTGGAGATTGCCGGTGTTCACAACGTACTGGCTAAGTGCTACGGCTCTACCAACCCAGTTAACGTAGTGCGTGCAACCATCAAAGGACTGCAAAGCATTTCTTCTCCTGAAGAAGTCGCGGCTAAGCGTGGCAAGTCAGTAGAAGAGATCCTGGACTAA
- the uvrA gene encoding excinuclease ABC subunit UvrA: MDRIIVRGARTHNLKNIDLEIPRDKLVVITGLSGSGKSSLAFDTLYAEGQRRYVESLSTYARQFLSMMEKPDVDHIDGLSPAISIEQKSTSHNPRSTVGTITEIYDYLRLLFARVGEPRCPDHDAPLAAQTVSQMVDTVLAQPEGSKLMLLAPVIKNRKGEHLHVLDKLRSQGFVRARIDSIVVDLDDAPELDKKKKHSIDVVVDRFKVRDDLAQRLAESFETALELSDGIASIADMDAPDAPELNFSAKFACPHCGYSLSELEPRLFSFNSPQGACGSCDGLGIRQYFDEAMIVQHPEASLSTGAIRGWDRRSVYYFHMLQSLADHYGFDIDAPFEELSKAHQKAILHGSGDEEISFTYINDRGDSFQRKHRFEGVIPNMERRYRDTESQTVREELAKYLSTHSCPDCKGTRLRREARHVFIDDNTLPDITEMPVGKAQQYFSELALTGRRAQIAEKILKEINDRLRFLVDVGLNYLSLSRSADTLSGGEAQRIRLASQIGAGLVGVMYILDEPSIGLHQRDNERLLNTLRHLRDIGNTVIVVEHDEDAIRTADHIIDIGPRAGVHGGQVVAEGDLDAILNNKNSLTGDYLSGRRAIALPEQRHQPDPKRYLHLEGAIGNNLQDVNLNIPLGLMTCITGVSGSGKSTLINHTLYPIAATTLNGATTLKPAPYADIRGLELVDKCIDIDQSPIGRTPRSNPATYTGIFTPIRELFAGTQEARSRGYKVGRFSFNVKGGRCEACQGDGVTKVEMHFLPDIYVACEICQGKRYNRETLDILYKGKNIHEVLEMTVEDANSFFENVPAIAKKLQTLMDVGLSYIRLGQAATTLSGGEAQRVKLAKELSKRDTGKTLYILDEPTTGLHFEDIQLLLSVLHRLRDHGNTVVVIEHNLDVIKTADWLIDLGPEGGSGGGQIIAEGTPEHVAEQAQSHTGQFLKPLLQR, translated from the coding sequence ATGGATCGGATTATCGTTCGCGGGGCTCGCACCCACAATCTGAAAAACATCGACCTGGAAATCCCCCGCGACAAACTGGTGGTCATCACCGGCTTATCCGGCTCGGGAAAATCTTCGCTCGCCTTCGATACGCTATACGCAGAAGGCCAGCGGCGCTATGTGGAATCCCTGTCGACCTACGCCAGGCAGTTTCTGTCAATGATGGAAAAGCCGGATGTCGACCATATCGACGGGCTCTCGCCAGCTATTTCCATTGAGCAGAAGTCGACGTCACACAACCCGCGCTCTACCGTCGGAACGATTACCGAGATATACGACTACCTCCGACTGCTCTTCGCACGTGTTGGCGAGCCGCGCTGCCCAGACCACGACGCGCCACTCGCCGCCCAAACCGTCAGCCAAATGGTCGACACAGTTCTGGCACAACCGGAAGGCAGCAAGCTGATGCTGCTCGCCCCCGTCATAAAAAATCGCAAAGGCGAACATCTCCACGTGCTCGACAAACTGCGCAGCCAGGGCTTCGTCAGGGCGCGCATAGACAGCATTGTCGTAGACCTGGACGACGCGCCAGAGCTGGACAAAAAGAAGAAGCACAGCATCGACGTGGTCGTCGACCGCTTCAAGGTAAGAGATGATCTCGCCCAACGACTGGCTGAGTCCTTCGAAACGGCGCTTGAGCTAAGCGACGGCATCGCCAGCATTGCCGACATGGATGCACCCGACGCTCCCGAACTGAACTTTTCTGCCAAGTTTGCCTGCCCTCACTGTGGCTACAGCCTCAGCGAGCTCGAACCGCGACTGTTCTCCTTTAACAGCCCCCAAGGCGCCTGCGGCAGCTGCGACGGGCTCGGCATCCGCCAGTATTTCGATGAAGCAATGATCGTCCAGCACCCCGAGGCCAGCCTGTCTACTGGTGCGATCCGCGGCTGGGATCGCCGCAGCGTTTACTATTTTCACATGCTGCAATCGCTTGCCGATCACTACGGCTTCGACATTGACGCCCCCTTCGAAGAACTGTCAAAAGCGCATCAGAAAGCCATTCTTCACGGCAGCGGTGACGAAGAAATCAGTTTCACCTACATCAATGACAGGGGCGACAGCTTCCAAAGAAAGCATCGCTTTGAGGGCGTCATCCCCAACATGGAACGGCGCTACCGCGATACCGAGTCCCAGACGGTGCGCGAAGAACTCGCCAAGTATCTCAGCACCCACTCCTGCCCTGACTGCAAGGGGACTCGCCTGCGCCGCGAAGCGCGGCATGTGTTCATCGACGACAACACGCTGCCAGATATTACGGAAATGCCGGTCGGCAAAGCACAGCAATATTTCAGCGAGCTGGCACTGACAGGTCGCCGCGCACAGATCGCTGAAAAAATTCTCAAGGAAATTAATGATCGCCTGCGCTTCCTCGTCGACGTTGGCCTCAACTATCTCAGCCTCAGCCGCAGTGCCGACACACTGTCCGGCGGCGAAGCGCAACGCATCCGTCTCGCCAGCCAAATTGGCGCCGGACTGGTCGGCGTGATGTACATTCTCGACGAACCCTCCATAGGGCTGCATCAACGCGATAACGAGCGACTGCTCAATACGCTCCGTCACCTTCGGGATATCGGCAATACGGTGATTGTGGTGGAACACGACGAGGATGCAATTCGCACAGCCGACCACATTATCGACATCGGCCCACGCGCCGGTGTCCACGGCGGCCAGGTTGTCGCCGAGGGCGACCTCGACGCCATTCTCAACAACAAAAACTCTCTCACCGGAGACTACCTCAGCGGGCGTCGCGCCATCGCTCTCCCGGAGCAACGCCACCAGCCGGATCCGAAGCGCTACCTTCACCTGGAAGGCGCAATCGGTAATAACCTGCAAGACGTGAACCTGAACATCCCGCTCGGATTGATGACCTGCATTACCGGCGTCTCCGGCTCCGGAAAGTCGACACTGATCAACCACACCCTCTACCCAATAGCCGCTACCACGCTGAACGGCGCGACAACGCTCAAACCCGCCCCCTATGCAGATATCCGGGGCCTGGAGCTCGTCGACAAGTGCATCGACATTGACCAAAGCCCTATTGGCAGAACGCCTCGCTCCAATCCAGCAACCTATACAGGGATCTTCACGCCCATCCGTGAACTGTTCGCCGGCACACAGGAAGCCCGCTCCCGCGGTTACAAAGTGGGACGCTTCAGCTTTAACGTGAAGGGCGGTCGCTGCGAAGCCTGTCAGGGAGACGGCGTCACCAAAGTGGAAATGCACTTCTTGCCAGATATCTATGTGGCTTGCGAAATCTGTCAGGGCAAACGCTATAACCGGGAAACACTGGACATTCTGTACAAGGGAAAAAATATTCACGAAGTACTGGAAATGACAGTGGAGGATGCCAATAGCTTCTTCGAGAATGTCCCAGCCATCGCCAAAAAACTGCAAACATTAATGGATGTTGGTCTGAGCTATATTCGGTTAGGCCAAGCCGCCACCACCCTGTCCGGGGGCGAAGCCCAGCGGGTCAAACTCGCCAAAGAACTGTCGAAGCGAGACACCGGAAAAACCCTTTATATTTTGGACGAGCCGACCACCGGCCTGCATTTTGAAGACATTCAGCTATTGCTTAGCGTTCTTCACCGGCTGCGCGATCACGGCAACACCGTCGTTGTCATTGAACACAACCTGGACGTGATCAAAACCGCAGACTGGCTGATCGACCTCGGCCCCGAAGGCGGCAGTGGCGGCGGACAAATCATTGCCGAAGGGACCCCCGAACACGTCGCCGAACAAGCTCAGTCACATACCGGACAATTTCTCAAACCGCTGCTGCAGCGCTAA
- the rplR gene encoding 50S ribosomal protein L18, whose protein sequence is MSDKKVSRLRRARRARAKIRELRAVRLCIHRTPRHMYAQLIAAEGDRVLASASTLDKDLRGTATGNVAAAAGVGKLIADRAKAAGVTKVAFDRSGFRFHGRVKALADAAREGGLEF, encoded by the coding sequence ATGAGCGATAAGAAAGTTTCAAGATTACGTCGTGCCCGTCGTGCTCGCGCTAAGATTCGCGAATTGCGTGCGGTCCGTCTGTGCATTCATCGCACCCCGCGCCATATGTATGCGCAACTGATTGCCGCTGAAGGTGACCGCGTTCTGGCCAGTGCTTCGACACTGGACAAAGATCTGCGTGGCACTGCTACGGGTAATGTTGCAGCGGCAGCTGGCGTCGGCAAGCTGATCGCAGATCGTGCGAAAGCTGCAGGTGTTACAAAGGTTGCTTTCGACCGTAGTGGATTCCGTTTCCACGGTCGAGTAAAAGCGCTGGCAGATGCTGCCCGTGAAGGTGGATTGGAATTCTAA
- the rpsM gene encoding 30S ribosomal protein S13, giving the protein MARIAGVNIPDNKHAVISLTYIYGIGRTTAKQLCAGNNIAEDAKIADLSEDQLDSLRNAIAKMTVEGDLRREVSMNIKRLLDLGCYRGLRHRKGLPLRGQRTKTNARTRKGPRKPIRK; this is encoded by the coding sequence ATGGCTCGTATCGCGGGTGTTAACATACCAGATAACAAGCACGCCGTTATTTCGTTGACTTACATCTACGGAATCGGTCGTACCACAGCTAAGCAGCTGTGTGCCGGCAATAATATCGCGGAAGATGCAAAAATCGCTGATCTTTCTGAAGATCAACTGGATTCACTGCGTAACGCCATCGCCAAGATGACTGTCGAAGGTGATCTGCGTCGTGAAGTGTCTATGAACATCAAGCGTCTGCTGGACCTCGGTTGCTACCGCGGTCTGCGTCACCGTAAAGGGCTTCCCCTGCGCGGTCAGCGTACCAAGACAAACGCGCGTACGCGTAAAGGTCCTCGCAAGCCGATCCGCAAGTAA
- the secY gene encoding preprotein translocase subunit SecY, whose translation MAKSSPLTTGKQSGLGELMARLRFLLLAIIVYRIGTHIPVPGINPDQLAALFNQNQGTVLGLFNMFSGGALERMSILALGIMPYISASIIMQLMSAVSPQLEALKKEGEAGRRQITQYTRYLTVALALLQATGMTVGLANQGLAFNADLSFYFTAVVSLVTGAVFMMWLGEQVTERGIGNGISMLIFAGIVAGLPSAVGQSLEQARQGELNILVLLAILVLAIAVIYLVVFIERGQRRITVNYAKQQRGNRMYQAQSSHLPLKVNMAGVIPAIFASSILLFPASIAQWVGQSGEGMEWLQELALAIGPGQPLNIILFTALIVFFCFFYTALMFNPDEVADNLKRSGAFLPGIRPGKQTANYIDGVLTRLTMFGSLYIAGVCLLPQFLVVMWNVPFYLGGTSLLIVVVVVMDFMAQVQSHMMSHQYDSVMKKANLKNYGSGAR comes from the coding sequence ATGGCGAAATCCAGTCCCCTGACAACTGGAAAGCAGTCCGGACTAGGCGAGCTCATGGCTCGCCTTCGTTTTCTGTTATTGGCGATAATCGTTTATCGCATCGGTACCCATATTCCGGTGCCTGGCATTAATCCGGATCAACTCGCCGCATTGTTTAATCAGAACCAGGGCACCGTTCTTGGGCTGTTTAACATGTTTTCGGGTGGTGCTCTTGAGCGTATGAGTATTCTCGCGCTGGGTATCATGCCGTACATTTCTGCATCGATCATTATGCAGCTGATGTCGGCCGTAAGCCCGCAGCTTGAAGCGCTTAAAAAGGAAGGCGAGGCAGGACGCCGTCAAATAACGCAGTACACACGTTATTTGACCGTGGCTCTCGCACTTCTGCAGGCGACCGGGATGACCGTTGGCCTGGCTAACCAGGGTTTGGCCTTTAATGCCGACCTGAGCTTCTATTTCACCGCGGTGGTTTCATTGGTTACCGGTGCGGTGTTTATGATGTGGCTGGGTGAGCAGGTTACCGAGCGCGGTATCGGCAATGGTATTTCCATGCTGATCTTTGCGGGTATTGTGGCCGGGCTTCCATCAGCAGTAGGACAGTCCCTGGAGCAGGCGCGCCAGGGCGAGCTGAATATACTGGTGCTGCTGGCTATCCTGGTTCTGGCCATCGCCGTGATTTATCTGGTGGTATTCATCGAGCGAGGGCAGCGTCGAATTACGGTGAACTATGCTAAGCAGCAGCGCGGTAATCGGATGTATCAGGCGCAGTCGAGTCACCTGCCGCTGAAGGTGAATATGGCGGGTGTTATCCCGGCAATATTCGCCAGCTCGATTCTGCTCTTCCCTGCGTCTATCGCGCAGTGGGTCGGCCAGAGTGGTGAAGGCATGGAATGGCTTCAGGAGCTTGCTCTGGCAATCGGGCCGGGCCAGCCACTGAATATCATTCTGTTCACAGCGTTAATTGTTTTCTTCTGTTTCTTCTATACGGCGTTGATGTTCAACCCTGATGAAGTCGCAGATAACCTGAAACGTTCGGGCGCGTTTTTGCCAGGAATTCGCCCCGGTAAACAGACGGCCAATTACATCGATGGCGTGCTGACTCGCCTGACCATGTTTGGCTCGCTGTATATAGCTGGCGTGTGTTTGCTGCCGCAGTTCTTGGTGGTCATGTGGAATGTGCCGTTCTATCTCGGCGGTACATCATTGTTGATTGTTGTCGTGGTGGTGATGGATTTCATGGCCCAGGTGCAATCACACATGATGTCTCACCAGTACGATTCGGTGATGAAAAAAGCAAACCTTAAAAACTACGGTAGCGGTGCCCGCTAA
- the rplQ gene encoding 50S ribosomal protein L17, which yields MRHRHSGRQLNRNSSHRKAMFRNMTASLVEHELIKTTLPKAKELRRHAEPLITLAKTDSVANRRLAFARLRSDEAVGKLFNELGPRYAARPGGYIRIMKCGLRTGDKAPMAYVELVDRPVADEVEDDEE from the coding sequence ATGCGTCATCGTCATAGCGGACGTCAACTGAACCGCAACAGCTCGCATCGCAAAGCGATGTTTCGCAACATGACGGCTTCATTGGTAGAGCACGAACTGATCAAAACGACTCTGCCAAAAGCCAAAGAGTTGCGCCGCCACGCGGAGCCCCTCATTACTTTGGCTAAAACTGACAGTGTTGCCAACCGCCGTCTGGCCTTTGCCCGTCTGCGTAGCGACGAAGCTGTTGGTAAGCTGTTCAACGAACTGGGTCCCCGTTACGCGGCGCGTCCCGGCGGTTACATCCGCATCATGAAGTGCGGGCTGCGTACTGGTGACAAAGCGCCTATGGCCTATGTTGAACTGGTTGACCGCCCGGTTGCTGACGAGGTGGAGGACGACGAAGAGTAA
- the rpmJ gene encoding 50S ribosomal protein L36, with amino-acid sequence MKVRASVKKICRNCKIVRRKGVVRVICSAEPRHKQRQG; translated from the coding sequence ATGAAAGTTCGCGCTTCGGTAAAAAAGATTTGCCGCAACTGCAAAATCGTTCGTCGCAAAGGTGTCGTTCGCGTTATTTGTAGCGCGGAACCCCGCCATAAGCAGCGGCAGGGCTGA
- the rplO gene encoding 50S ribosomal protein L15: MRLNTLSPAPGRVKDGKRVGRGIGSGLGKTAGRGHKGLKSRSGGSVRPGFEGGQMPLQKRLPKYGFTSRLAAVTAQIRTSELNAVAEDVIDLDALKRADLISNNIERAKVFLSGDVTKAVTIKGLAVTKGAREAIEKAGGKVEE; this comes from the coding sequence TTGCGTTTGAACACGCTGAGTCCCGCACCCGGCCGCGTTAAAGACGGCAAGCGGGTGGGACGCGGTATCGGTAGTGGTCTGGGTAAAACCGCTGGCCGTGGTCACAAAGGTCTGAAGTCTCGTTCCGGCGGCAGCGTTCGTCCCGGTTTCGAGGGTGGCCAAATGCCACTGCAAAAGCGTCTGCCCAAATACGGCTTCACCTCTCGTCTGGCAGCGGTGACTGCTCAGATCCGTACTTCTGAGCTGAATGCCGTTGCAGAAGATGTGATCGATCTGGATGCGCTGAAACGCGCTGACCTGATCAGCAATAACATCGAGCGCGCGAAAGTATTCCTGTCTGGTGATGTGACTAAAGCAGTGACCATCAAAGGTCTTGCTGTCACCAAAGGTGCTCGCGAAGCGATCGAAAAAGCCGGCGGTAAAGTCGAGGAATAG
- the rplF gene encoding 50S ribosomal protein L6, with amino-acid sequence MSRVAKSPVTIPKGVEVKLGADSIAVKGKNGSMSMPLHGSVDVKQEDGQLVFAAREGAKDGWAMAGTTRALTNNMVIGVSEGFQRKLVLNGVGYRAKASGKSVNLVLGFSHPIDYDLPEGVTAETPSQTEIVLSGNDKQVLGKVAAEIRAFRPPEPYKGKGVRYDDEVIRRKEAKKK; translated from the coding sequence ATGTCCAGAGTAGCGAAAAGTCCAGTGACTATCCCCAAAGGGGTTGAAGTCAAACTCGGCGCCGACAGCATTGCGGTAAAAGGCAAGAATGGTTCTATGTCTATGCCTTTGCATGGGTCCGTCGATGTGAAGCAGGAAGACGGCCAGCTCGTGTTCGCTGCGCGTGAAGGTGCAAAAGACGGTTGGGCAATGGCGGGTACCACTCGTGCACTGACCAACAACATGGTAATTGGCGTTAGCGAAGGCTTTCAGCGCAAGCTGGTCCTGAACGGTGTTGGTTATCGTGCTAAAGCAAGCGGTAAGTCAGTCAATCTGGTGCTGGGTTTCTCTCACCCCATTGACTACGATCTGCCCGAAGGTGTTACGGCAGAAACTCCCAGCCAGACAGAAATTGTGCTGAGCGGGAATGACAAGCAGGTTCTCGGCAAGGTAGCTGCGGAAATCCGCGCCTTCCGTCCGCCCGAGCCCTACAAAGGTAAAGGTGTTCGCTACGATGACGAAGTCATTCGTCGTAAAGAAGCGAAGAAAAAGTAA